The sequence TATAGAACCAATTGCCGTCCCAACCGATATTCCAGCCTTCGACTAACACGCCATCAAAGCCGTTAGCGGCGGCAAAATCCATGTAACGTTTAGTTTCTCTGGTGGTTGCCCCGTGCTTGTCGCCTGAGCCCCAGGTATTCTCGTCAAGATGCATCCCCCACCAGATCCCAACGTACTTGCCTGGCTCAACCCAGCTGACATCGCCGAGTTTATTGGGTTCATTTAAATTAAGAATTAAATCTGAGTTAAGTAAACCTGTGGCTTTATTCGCAATTTGAATCGTGCGCCAAGGAGTTGAGAAGCCTGCGTGAGTTTTTACCTTGATGCCATCAGCCCAAGGCGTGAGATCGGCCCTTAATGTCCCACCACGTCTTTGATCTAATGTCATCGACGCATAATCGGTAAGCGCGGCCTCATGAATGCTCATATGCACGCCTGAGTTTAGCTTAAACGTATAGGGCGTATGGACTCTGTCGATATCTTGCACCGGACTCTGGGTATAAAGATATTCATAACGGTTCCAGCCACGAGCAGGGATCCACCAACTTAGGCTCTTATCCGCATCGGGTATGCTAAATTCGGTGAGTTCATTGGTGATGTTTAGTGTATTCAAGTCTGCTTGTTTAGGAACACTGTAGCGAAAACCTATGCCATCATCGAAGGCTTTAAACTCGAGGTAGAAGTGGTATTGATCATTGCTTAGTTTTACGTTTAATCGATTATGATTATCACGGATCCACTCACGCTCTCCCCAAGGCTGTTGCCAGCGATTATCATGACTAGTTTGCTCAATAGTTTCTATCTTAAAATCTTGGCCAAACTCACCAATAGACTGAAATACCAGGCCCAATCTTGAGTCATTTATGACTGGCTGACCGTGAAACTTAACTCGATATTCGGGGCGCTGATAATCATCACTGACTTCTATCACTATTTGTTTGTCAGGAGAGGCGAGCGAGACAGTCTGGGCCATAGCCGTGGTGCTTGCAATAGTAGAAATACCAGTAAATATCAGTGCGAAAATGCTGAGTAAGCCATATGGCTTAAATGCTACTTCTGTTTTATTTTTTTCAATCATCTTAGGTCTCATAGACTCCCCTGTACTGTGTTTTAGTTGTTATTTTCCGTTTTAGCTGAGATTTTTAACGCTGAGATGTCAAGCTCACATACTAGTGGGGAAGCATTAACCGGTTCAATAAACTGCATACGTATTCAGCTGGATTTACCTCTGTAGGAGTTTTGAGCCTAAAGCTATCATCGACTGTGAGGTTTATGCTAAAAGAGTGGTCTAGGCTAAATCTCACCGAGTTGGTACGCAAATTTCCCAGCTGTACCAACGTGGAACTACAGCGCAGTGCATATCAAAGGCAGAGCTAAGATATCAAGTAAAGCGGATACTGTTCACCTTTACTCGATAAACACGATGTCATGAGCCCGGAAATTATCGATAAGCTCAGTGGTGCCATCGTTGGTATATCAATTGAAATATCAGAGATACAGGGTAAGTTTAAACTAGGTCAACATAGAAAGGTTGATGACCAGCAAGGCGTATTCAAAGCTTTGTCTGAGAGTGAACATAATGATGCCCAGCAATTAGCACAATATATGACTAAATTGGGAGTAGGTGTTGGAGAGGTGTAAAGCATCGTCATTGAAAGCCCTTCATGCCAGAGCCTACAAGAAGTGATAGTTTTAATAGCCTGTGGACTAAAACCCACCTTCGTTAGAAGGAGAGTTTTAACCCATCTAGTTCAGGTTAATTCACTACCACTTCTTTAATCGCAATAATTTCACCATTTCTATCACCACTCCTCATCATAAATGTGACTTTATCACCGATGGATAGCGGTTCGCTGGTCACTCTGTGGACCTCTTTTTCATTGTTTTTAACACTTGATCTAGAGTAATAGCATGTTTGCTGGTCACAAGACATTTGATAATTGCCATTAACTTCCACTCTAACAAAAAAATCAGCGAACGAACTGTATGTATCGCTAAATGACATGGAAATAGTATTAGTTTTTAATTGTGCTTTTACCTCGGAAAAATGAGGGTTAACTATGACTTCTTTTTTATCTACAATTTCACCATTTGAACCACCAGTTCTCATCGTAAATGTGACTTTGTCACCGAATGATAGGGGGATATAGCTTTTTCTGTGGACTTCTTTTTCATTGTTATTAACACTTGGCCAAGAGTAATAGCATGTTTGCTGCTCACAAGACATTTGATAATTGCCATTAACCTCCGCTCTAACAAAAAAGCCTGAGAACGAACTGTAAGTATCGCTAAAGGACATGGAAATGGTATTGTCTTTTAATTGTGCTCCAACTTCGGAAAAATAAGGGCCTTGTTTCCTAAATCGATTGAACCTTTTGCAGCTTATGTGATCTGATCTTCCAATGTGGTTATTGGAAACATCAAGATGGGTAAAGCTAAGCGTAAAATGACCAATTGGTCTCAGTACAACAAGGCATTGATTAATCGAGGGTCCTTGACCTTTTGGATTGATGAGCACGCCATTAGCTCTTGGTGTTGCTCTGAACATCACGGCCGCCGTGGCCGTGGGTATATTTACTCTGATGTTGCTATTGAAACTGCATTGGTTGTTAAAGGTGTATTCAACTTATCACTGAGAGCACTAGAAGGTTTCACTACCTCGGTTTTCCAGCTTATGAATGTGCCACTAACCTCACCAAGCTATAGCTGCATTAGCAAACGTGCCAAGACCGTAAATATCAAATATCGCTCACCGAGTCGTGGCTCTGTGGCACATGTAGTGATTGATTCAACGGGCCTCAAAGTTTACGGCGAGGGAGAATGGAAGACTCGAAAGCATGGTAAAGAAAAGCGTCGTACCTGGCGTAAGTTACACCTCGCAGTAGATGCTAATACGCATGAAGTCGTAGCAGCAGAAGTCACTCTGGTTAACGTTGCTGATAATGAAGTGTTACCCACATTAATCAAGCCGTTAAGAAGACAGATTAAACAAGTTTCTGCTGATGGAGCATACGACACCAAAGCGTGTCACAAACTACTTCAGCGTAAAGGTTGCAAACCAACTATCCCACCAAGAAGCAGTGCTGGGTTTTGGGAGGATGGGCACCCTCGAAACGAGGCAGTGAGAGCCCTCAAAAATAATGAGTTAGCGCAATGGAAGAAGGAAAATGACTATCACTTACGGTCACTATCTGAAACAGCAATGTACCGATATAAGCAACTAATTAGTCCGAAACTTAGCCTACGAGATTATAATGCTCAAGTAGGTGAAGCGCTGGCAGGTGTAAAGGCAATGAACAAAGTCATAAGACTAGGAATGCCAGTTAGGAAACAGGCTGCCTAGTTAGCTCAAACCCTTGGAGTAGCTGCATCTATAGCGAGGATTTGATCAACAACGCCAAAAATAAGGGTTAACTATCACTTCTTTAATATCTACAATTTCACCATTTGAGCCGCCAGTTCTCATCGTAAATGTGACCCTATCACCAAAAGACAGCGGTTCGCTTGTTACTCTATGGACCTCTTTCTCATTGTTTTTAACACTTGGCCAAGAGTAATAGCACGTTTGCTGCTCACAAGACATTTGGTAATTGCCATTAACTTCCACTCTAACAAAAAAATCGGAGAGCGAACTGTAAGTATCGCTAAATGACATGGAGATGGTATTGTTTTCTAATTGCGCTTTGACCTTAGAAAAATGAGGGTTAACTATCACTTCTTTTCTATCTACTATTTTACCATTTTTGCCGCCAGTTCTCATCGTAAATGTAACTTTATCACCGAAGGATAGGGGGATATAGGTTTTTCTGTGGACTTCTTTTACATTGTTATTAACACTTGCTCCGGAGTAAAAACATCTTTGCTGTTCACAAGACATTTGATAATTATCATTGACTTCCACTCTAACAAAAAATCCAGGTGATGAACTATAATCATTGCTAAATGACATGGATATACTGCTATTATCCAGTTCGGCATGTACTTCAGAAAACTTTAATATTTCGCTCGAATTTTCATTGGTATAATTAGTACTCATGGCTTGAAAGGAGCTAGTGCTGAGCACTGCTATTAAGTACAAATGAAATTTTGTCTTTGACAATAATTGCATCAGTTTATTCATTGTTAATATTCCTGTGTATATTAAATGATTAGATTAGTTGTTTAATCAAACATTCATGATTGATTTTTATTTTATGGAAATTACGAAGTGAAACGTGGATTGTTTCTATATTTAATTCCCATATTAACTAATAAGGGATTGTCGATTGATCCCATTGCATTTTTTAACATCTATCAAGTGATGCGTCACTATTTTGAATGTATCCACAACGTAGCAGTATTAATTAAGGTGTGTTGTTTTTATTATTCTGACAATTAATTTATTTTAATCGTTAGAAGGTAAGTTTGGTAAACTAAATAAAGTAATATATGGAATGTATTCAGAATTCATACTAAGTCTCGATGGAAGTTTAAGTTATATTAAAGTTGAAGGCTATTATTCCCCATGTCATCATCTAGG is a genomic window of Shewanella psychrophila containing:
- a CDS encoding FMN-binding negative transcriptional regulator gives rise to the protein MSPSWYANFPAVPTWNYSAVHIKGRAKISSKADTVHLYSINTMS
- a CDS encoding IS5 family transposase; translated protein: MGKAKRKMTNWSQYNKALINRGSLTFWIDEHAISSWCCSEHHGRRGRGYIYSDVAIETALVVKGVFNLSLRALEGFTTSVFQLMNVPLTSPSYSCISKRAKTVNIKYRSPSRGSVAHVVIDSTGLKVYGEGEWKTRKHGKEKRRTWRKLHLAVDANTHEVVAAEVTLVNVADNEVLPTLIKPLRRQIKQVSADGAYDTKACHKLLQRKGCKPTIPPRSSAGFWEDGHPRNEAVRALKNNELAQWKKENDYHLRSLSETAMYRYKQLISPKLSLRDYNAQVGEALAGVKAMNKVIRLGMPVRKQAA